Genomic segment of Mercurialis annua linkage group LG6, ddMerAnnu1.2, whole genome shotgun sequence:
attaaaactatatggcttaatttttattttttttgaaattttagtctttctattttttttatcttagtcAGATAAATCGaaggatttaattcataaaattaattttaatttaatctttaaattaatttttaatataaatataaataaaattttatttttatgaaatttaataataacttactaaatttaaattcttttttatagatttatttatattttaaatctttaattcttttagtatttgcaatttataaaattttaaaaaaaattgagaagtaagaaaataaaaaaaataaaaaataaaaaattaaattcattaaacCGTTAGAttccataaaaatataatttttaatttatttttgtattaaaaataaatttaacgattaatttttttaattaagttctTTTAcgttaacaaaaacaaaaattaaaaccacatcatttgatttttttttggtcaaagtATCGTTTTTTAATCAAAGagacaaaattataaattacgtCATATGTGAGGATGTGAGCATAAGGTGCTCTATATTAATGTGTATAATTAAGAAAAAAGCATCATCGCAACCCTTAAATTTATGTTTCGAGATCAAATAAGtccattttaactttttttgggTCAGTTAGGTCCACAAATTTGTGTTTTCGGGTCAATTAAATCATTTTTCATTTGATGAGTCAACTTGTGTTTAGAGGATCAAATAAGTCATGCATTAAAAGGTTTAATTTACCTAAATCAAAAGAGTTTGAGGATCTCATTGAtcacaaaatatttaagtacTTAATTCacctaaaaaagttaaaataaatttatacctTAGACACAAGTTTAAAGGCCGTGTTGAATCTTTGTTCGTATAATTAAAGATgaagtaaaatataaaagaattgaTATTAACACGACCCGATATGGATTTTCTTGAAAAAACAATGTTAATATTGATGATGGAGACATGCATGCCATTGACGAATACATGTGATGAAAGGGAGGACGTGGGACATAAAGTTGCATAAACAGCCAACCTTCTCTTTTTTTAGAAGCACAACTTCTGTTCGAAGCAAACCCACCACAAATCAAAAAGAAACCAAGACACaattatttgttttcttttgatGAGCTACCGATTGTAAaccataaaataaaagtttccCATACTCACGAATTTGGGAAACTCTGAGTCAATCTCTGACCAGTTTTTAATGGAGTTGAAGGGGGACCTTCAGGTTCTTATAGAGAGAGCATGGGCTTTGCATCATGAAATCAAACTCACCACCGTCTGTGCATTCTGCTGCTACACTTCAGACAAATCATTCCAAGAAAATCAGAGCTTGATTGCCATTGGAGATTCATTAAAAGACGTAGGAGACGTGCTCATTTTCTTACAGGTATTTCACTTTTTCTTGTATTTTCATTTTGCATTACCTTGACATGATTTGCCTAATTGcttatttgaatttgattatgCCTGTTCTTTTCGGATTTCGGCAGTGAACATCAGTTGCTCGAATTCGATTTAAATTGCAACAACAATGAAAGTTTACATTTCGAAATgttaaaatttgagattttttttgtgTCTAAATTGTTATAATTCGTCATTTTAGgcattttttttggttttgagCCATATGAGCAAGAAGGCCAATTTCCCctcataattaacaaaataaaataaaattgatagttataatgaattttaaaatttcagttaTATTTAGGAAAATTGTCACGCTTTGTCTCtattcattttaataaattttaattttacttgttACGtagaaatattatattttgctttttaaatgttaatttcTGGCTACGCTACTGTATGCAGAGATTAAGATGCCGGCAATTAATAGACGGGCAGGCAGCACTGAGTCGCCTAGAAGAAAGCAGAGTAGTTCTGACAGAAAGATTAAAAGAATATAAAGGAAGATCATCAATTGATATAATAAAAGATCTAAATTCAAGTTTCAGCCATGGAAATACAGTGTTTGACTGGAACTTGAGTGGCTCAATAATTAAGAAGAACGATGCAAATTATAgtgaaaagaagaagagaaaaaatgGGTTCATGATTAGGATGTTATTTGATCCATGGAAATGGCGTAATGCTTTTGTTGTGGCAGCAAAATTGATTGTTTTTTCAGTAGGAATTTCATCGACAGTTAGGCTCTGTGGTGCCAGTAGTTCAAGAGTTGAAGCAAGAATAGATCATATTAGTTTATTGGATGTTTATAATGGAAGAGGATGACACTTATTTTTACATTCTTTATTGATTCCTCCTAATATTCTGTTCCATTATTTTAGATATTATTATCTTAAATGAGTGATATAAATTCCCTACTTACATGTTAATTTTAGTCTAATAATATCTATATTACTTCATTGAATTAGATATGTCAAGTAGATGTATCTATATTAATAACTCTAAATTAATCATGTACACAAACAAATTAGTGATAAATAAGggaatgacgtgtcataatgtaatAGGTTTAGTGTACGGATAACGTGCTGGATTGAgcctacctaaaaatttctctaaatAAGGGTTTACAACTCACACCATAAAATAGAAAGTCATAAGCTAGGTCAATTTTAGTCTTTGGTTTGCcaactttaattaaaaatataaaataaaattttaaatgtttcagtgtgattgattttaattcaattaatttgcttatatttttaataattttaattctaattgtTCCGAATAACTTCATTCTAATTAAATGTcatattcataatttatttaattgaattagttTAATGATGATTATGTATCATGTTTGCTTTCTAATACATATTACATATTACAATCTACAgagaaactaaaaaaaatatttttaaaacttaaaaatataattaaaatcgGTTTCTCACCCTACTATTAGTAGATTCAACAAATTTCTCGATAAAACTTACAAATCTTTATAAGCGCAAGTAAATCTGTTTATGAGTTTGGATATATGTCCAGTCTGTCCTCACATATTCACTGTGGACCGGATTTGAACAATGATATTTGTGTCACAAGTCTAACTGGATGCAAATTCGAGAAAAGCCCGTAATTTTATCGGCGGGCGTGTAACTTTAAATATTGtaagagtttaattttttagtgatGGATTATGAGCTACAATTGATGGATATAACCTATAAAACAAAGTAGATGGTTAATGAGACGGTGGTCCGATTAACTTTCTGATGCTTAAGTCAATTTAGGCTTAAATTGGAAAACTAATGCATTGAATGTGGGTGTAAAAGCACACCTCGGCTCCTTTTATAACAGTGAGATCTGACTTGATTGAGtactaaaagaaaagaaatttcTTTAGGCATAAATTTTGCAGTAGGAAAGATATTCTTACTTCATGCGCGATCTTCTGTCTTTCTTTATTCAGGGAGGAGTCCTGAATAATAACGTCTTCATGTTTTGGTTTTTACTTCCGTTTaggataatatttttaatagatcTTCTAGATTCTCTCCGTGAATATCGTATTGTAGATGACTTTGTACTCGATCTCTTGACCAAGATTATATTGTTAGAGGTCGGTCTTTTGAACTTTGGCCGACTCCTATGAAGATTCTATTAATGTCTTGTTTGGGTAAAGTCCATTTAAATATACACTTAGGCAGACGAATCTCTCGAGATTCAGTCGCACCGATGTGTATCGCCAGTTTACTTCATGACAAGTCCTGAGGCAGACTTTGTTGGCCGAATTCTGTCAGACTCGATTCATCATTATAATCTCGATGAAACGTGATTCCATCATGTAGGTTCGTCCAAATCCGGTCCAAACCCATAAAATAGTATATTCTGCCCAAATTTTGATAATCAATTAAAACCAAGCCAAACACGAATCAAATTTTGGGTTTGCATTTAAAAAAGTCAAGCTCGGCCAAATCCGGCCGGACAGGTTTAAGCTCAAGTCACTGGTATTGGGCTAGGTAAAGTAAGTCCCTGATTATAATGGGAAAGAAAGCCCACCATCACCGGCCCAAAAAGTAACCACCTCCAATTATTTGGCGCTCTAATTGCCACGCCAACGCCACGAATCATTTCCTAAGCTACACTAAACTTTAGTCTCTAATTTCCCCTGCCACATTGGAAATCTCGAGAAACAAACAAACACAGATGCGAAtcagaaaccaaaccaaatagaAATTCCCCAATTTCAATTCAAACTTATACGCTCACCTTAATTGGATTTCGTCGGCTGTtgaatttttaaagaatttgatTCAGAATTAACtcctaaaattataaaattctcaTTATGATCATGATAACGTTTCTTCGGAAATGAAGTTTGCTTCTAATGACGACGGCCGATCTCAAGCTCACGATCCTACTTCTCCGCCGTCTAAAACGACGCCGTCTTCGTCTACCGGTGCTAATTTGGGCTTTGGCGAGAGAGCTATCTCTGCAGCTGGCGCTGCCGTTGTCTCCGCCATCATCGTTAACCCTCTCGACGTAGCTAAGGTGTAAATTTATTCATTAAccgtttttaattatatttcttgTTATTTGAAGAGTGCCTGTAATATTTCAATTACGGTTAAGCATTGTCGTTTTGGTGCGTTTAATGCAGACAAGGTTGCAAGCACAGGCAGCTGGATTTTCTAATCAGGGATTATGCGGAGCAGCATGTTTCGAAACCAATATGGTAAACATAATCATACAAACGCAATGTTTGCCACATCATTCGTTCAACAAACTGATGAGGCGTTTTCCATGTTGgaatatttaatagtaaaaagattttagtaataattaaaattattttcggAAATACTCAATAGCATGAGTGTttgcatgagataaacactcgTATGTAATATGTTTTTTGGGGCTAAATGTAGTTTTGTGTTGTAAGCTTAGCGATTAGATTATAATTTcacgtttttttaatttttagatgtTTCCAGATTTGAAACAAGCAGTCCCTGGTTCTGAACCATTGTGCACTTTGGAATGTAATAGATACAAGGGAACTATCGACGTCTTCTATAAAATCACTCGCCAGGTTGGTCTATTTAAATAGTATAATCATTCATGATCGCTCATTCATTTACAAATTGAAGCTATAAAGTGTTTGTAATGGACTATTCTATTGTTATTATTGGACTTGCTGCACATTATTAATGATGCATAATCCGTTGTTTGTTAATTCTTGCTTTATTAGGCGAAAATTTATAATGCATAGCTAGCTTTTCACTTAGTCTTGTTTACTTCTAATCAATTGTTGAATTTGGTATTTGATGTGCTTATTCAATGGTTTCACAGTTGTGGATTTGTGCAGGAGGGATTCGGAAGGCTATGGAGAGGTACATATGCAAGCTTAGCTTTGGCTGTGCCAACTGTAAGTCCTTTCAAAGCTTTAAGGGATTTTTAGCTTTTATCATTAAGGTATTAGTTATGACTAGCTGATGCTTTATAGTTACGCAAACATCTTTCTGTGTTTTTGGCTGATGCTTATTTGTTTCCTTATTGTCAACCAGGTGGGGATCTACTTGCCTTGTTATGACATTTTCAGGAATTTATTGGAAGATTTTACTACTCAAAATGTTCCAGGCTTGACACCATATGTACCATTAGTTGCAGGGTCAATTTCACGCTCATTAGCTTGTGTTACTTGTTATCCTTTGGAGTTGGCAAGAACTCGCATGCAGGTACCGAGCTCATTGTTAATGTCCTATTTCTTTTGTCTAAGTTCATCATATACTGCTTTGTCAGTCCCATGGTTGTGCAATTATCTTCAGtgtttttttatgtattatCTTCTTTGCAAAGAGAGCATCTTGTCATTTGTCTGGTTAAAGAACATTTTTTTAGTACATGAGCTTTTGTcctatcaaataaaaaaattgatctccttaaaattatttttaaattaatttactccGATTTGTCTAGAATTTGCAAAATGGCAGTTCATGCTAAGTCAAAGAAACTGTTGATTAGATCAATAAACATTTTTTTCTGTTGCTTCTCATGATTAGTTTTCTGTATGAAGTTTTGCTGGATGTCTTCTTTGCTCCATAAATTATGAACTTTCTACGTTTTGGAAAAAAAGTTTCTTTTGGAGTTCCATTTCATTATTGCCTTTTCTTTTATGTTAATAGGCATTCAAAGATATACAAAATGGTGCGAAACCTCCAGGAGTGTGGAAGACATTATTTGAGATGATCAACCCAATGAGGGGCACAAACAACCTTCAGAAGCGTAAGTTGGCTCTTGTTTACATTGATCTATTCATTCAGTTCTGGTGACTGATACAGCCTGCAATTGACAGAGTCGCGTGCTTTGCGTGTTTATACTATTACCTTTGCTTCCATCCATAATTTTTGCTGACGGCATTCATTATAACAGAGCAAAGTTATCGCATCTTATGGACTGGCCTTGGAGCACAGCTTGCTCGAGATGTTCCTTTCTCTGCAATCTGCTGGTCAACCCTTGAACCTGTGAGTCATGCATTCTTTGAATTGGATTATAATTTCAAATGTGATCATTACACATATCAATGATGCATTCTTATGCACATGCTTTTAGATCAGGAGAAGAATTCTTACTCTCATTGATGATGAATCTCGAGCAGCCAGTGTACTTGGAGCAAATTTTTCTGCCGGTTTTGTAGCAGGAACTATAGCTGCTGCAGTAACATGTCCATTAGATGTAGCAAGGACCAGAAGGCAGATAGAGGTATTATTCTAAAACTAGCCTTTGTCAAATGCTTCTTTCGTCTGAACAAGAAGGTTTTATGACAAAGTAGAAAGGTCAATTAACAGTGACTTGTATAAGGTGAGATTCATCGGAGTTACTATTATAGATATGGATTTTAGAAATGTTGGTTCTTGTTCCTTTTTGTGTCTTGACTTTATTCGCTTAGCACTGAGGAAAAGActaattgatataattaaaactCAGCCTGATGCGGATGACTTGACATGTGTGTGTTGGTGATCATGATTCATGAACAAGTGACAAAAAAGTAGATAAATGTAGGATCTTTTAAAGAGATGATTTTATACCGATGATTGATCACATGTCTCAGTGAGTCGCTTTCATATTGCTACTTCGATACGAAATTGGAAGTATAAACTGAGAACCTTGGGAAAATGTAAATTCTTTTGTAGAATTATATGTAGTTTGTTTTAACTTGGAAAGAACTGACTAACTTCCAAGTGTTTATTCAATTAACTTTGACATTAACTATGGGTTGTTACTTATATAATCTACTGTTTGCAATTGATAGAAGGATCCAGCCAGGGCATTGAATATGACTACGATACAAACGCTGAGAGAAGTTTGGAGGTGTGTTACACTCTGTTGtgtcattttttattatatgaattgtataatcttttctttttaataccATACGCTGTCTTGGATATAGTAGTGGTGTAATAATCCCATTTAGCCAATTGAGTCATGCAGACACTTGCTTTGACGACCGTTTTAAAAGGGCATTTCCAGCAGAGTgttatctataaaattaaatcataGTGAGGCGGCCTATAGCAGTTGGTTGGTAGATTTAGCTTGTGATTTTGGTATATGAAGTTTAAACTTGCTTGAGGGACCAATGTCTGGTCAAATTTAGAAGGCCCGTCACTAGTTTTCTATCCTTTAAACTAAACTAGCATGTGGTAACTGATTTAGCATTGGCTCTTCTAGGAAGTGAACAAGTCATATTTTCATCTATTCCCATT
This window contains:
- the LOC126688350 gene encoding mitochondrial carrier protein MTM1 isoform X5, encoding MRSSMFRNQYDLKQAVPGSEPLCTLECNRYKGTIDVFYKITRQEGFGRLWRGTYASLALAVPTVGIYLPCYDIFRNLLEDFTTQNVPGLTPYVPLVAGSISRSLACVTCYPLELARTRMQAFKDIQNGAKPPGVWKTLFEMINPMRGTNNLQKQQSYRILWTGLGAQLARDVPFSAICWSTLEPIRRRILTLIDDESRAASVLGANFSAGFVAGTIAAAVTCPLDVARTRRQIEKDPARALNMTTIQTLREVWRDGGVKGLFTGIGPRVARTGPSVGIVVSFYEIVKYTLHHRRHQATD
- the LOC126688350 gene encoding mitochondrial carrier protein MTM1 isoform X4, giving the protein MRSSMFRNQYDLKQAVPGSEPLCTLECNRYKGTIDVFYKITRQLWICAGGIRKAMERYICKLSFGCANCKSFQSFKGFLAFIIKVGIYLPCYDIFRNLLEDFTTQNVPGLTPYVPLVAGSISRSLACVTCYPLELARTRMQAFKDIQNGAKPPGVWKTLFEMINPMRGTNNLQKQQSYRILWTGLGAQLARDVPFSAICWSTLEPIRRRILTLIDDESRAASVLGANFSAGFVAGTIAAAVTCPLDVARTRRQIEKDPARALNMTTIQTLREVWRDGGVKGLFTGIGPRVARTGPSVGIVVSFYEIVKYTLHHRRHQATD
- the LOC126688350 gene encoding mitochondrial carrier protein MTM1 isoform X2, coding for MKFASNDDGRSQAHDPTSPPSKTTPSSSTGANLGFGERAISAAGAAVVSAIIVNPLDVAKTRLQAQAAGFSNQGLCGAACFETNMMFPDLKQAVPGSEPLCTLECNRYKGTIDVFYKITRQLWICAGGIRKAMERYICKLSFGCANCKSFQSFKGFLAFIIKVGIYLPCYDIFRNLLEDFTTQNVPGLTPYVPLVAGSISRSLACVTCYPLELARTRMQAFKDIQNGAKPPGVWKTLFEMINPMRGTNNLQKQQSYRILWTGLGAQLARDVPFSAICWSTLEPIRRRILTLIDDESRAASVLGANFSAGFVAGTIAAAVTCPLDVARTRRQIEDPARALNMTTIQTLREVWRDGGVKGLFTGIGPRVARTGPSVGIVVSFYEIVKYTLHHRRHQATD
- the LOC126688350 gene encoding mitochondrial carrier protein MTM1 isoform X3, with product MKFASNDDGRSQAHDPTSPPSKTTPSSSTGANLGFGERAISAAGAAVVSAIIVNPLDVAKTRLQAQAAGFSNQGLCGAACFETNMMFPDLKQAVPGSEPLCTLECNRYKGTIDVFYKITRQEGFGRLWRGTYASLALAVPTVGIYLPCYDIFRNLLEDFTTQNVPGLTPYVPLVAGSISRSLACVTCYPLELARTRMQAFKDIQNGAKPPGVWKTLFEMINPMRGTNNLQKQQSYRILWTGLGAQLARDVPFSAICWSTLEPIRRRILTLIDDESRAASVLGANFSAGFVAGTIAAAVTCPLDVARTRRQIEKDPARALNMTTIQTLREVWRDGGVKGLFTGIGPRVARTGPSVGIVVSFYEIVKYTLHHRRHQATD
- the LOC126688320 gene encoding uncharacterized protein LOC126688320, with protein sequence MELKGDLQVLIERAWALHHEIKLTTVCAFCCYTSDKSFQENQSLIAIGDSLKDVGDVLIFLQRLRCRQLIDGQAALSRLEESRVVLTERLKEYKGRSSIDIIKDLNSSFSHGNTVFDWNLSGSIIKKNDANYSEKKKRKNGFMIRMLFDPWKWRNAFVVAAKLIVFSVGISSTVRLCGASSSRVEARIDHISLLDVYNGRG
- the LOC126688350 gene encoding mitochondrial carrier protein MTM1 isoform X1; this encodes MKFASNDDGRSQAHDPTSPPSKTTPSSSTGANLGFGERAISAAGAAVVSAIIVNPLDVAKTRLQAQAAGFSNQGLCGAACFETNMMFPDLKQAVPGSEPLCTLECNRYKGTIDVFYKITRQLWICAGGIRKAMERYICKLSFGCANCKSFQSFKGFLAFIIKVGIYLPCYDIFRNLLEDFTTQNVPGLTPYVPLVAGSISRSLACVTCYPLELARTRMQAFKDIQNGAKPPGVWKTLFEMINPMRGTNNLQKQQSYRILWTGLGAQLARDVPFSAICWSTLEPIRRRILTLIDDESRAASVLGANFSAGFVAGTIAAAVTCPLDVARTRRQIEKDPARALNMTTIQTLREVWRDGGVKGLFTGIGPRVARTGPSVGIVVSFYEIVKYTLHHRRHQATD